In one window of Methanosarcinales archaeon DNA:
- the thiI gene encoding tRNA 4-thiouridine(8) synthase ThiI, with translation MTVNDIVLIRYGEIALKSSTVRNRYEKTLMSNIRSMLDAGSIEYSDISREWGRIYIHTTDPDAAKSASKVFGVVSVSPAITCAPTLESAASNAADVGEVFINEGDSFGVRPRRSGRHSFSSRDIGVACGDAIWERIEDRHPMVDLTSPDKEIFVEIRQDHGYVFTEIVQGVGGLPLGTQGRMVALVSGGIDSPVAAWLMMKRGCVVIPVYVNNDPFSDETTRQRAFECIRVLQNWAPSHPFTVYEVPNGDSQVSFLSECNPHYTCVLCRRMMYRIASGIMEKEHALGIITGASLGQVASQTAENMLAETCGIHVPIYHPLIGLDKTEIVDIARRIGTFDASTKPATCCTAVPEKPVTAAKCKNICNEEAEIDVQVLLQTAMSGARIVPSSEYI, from the coding sequence ATGACTGTTAATGATATTGTTCTTATCAGATACGGTGAGATAGCTCTGAAGAGCAGCACTGTCAGGAACCGGTATGAAAAAACCCTTATGTCCAATATACGATCCATGCTTGATGCAGGGAGCATTGAGTACAGCGATATTTCCAGGGAATGGGGGCGTATTTATATTCATACGACAGACCCGGACGCTGCAAAAAGTGCTTCAAAAGTATTCGGTGTGGTATCGGTCAGTCCAGCCATCACCTGTGCACCTACCCTGGAATCTGCAGCGTCCAATGCTGCCGATGTAGGTGAGGTATTTATTAATGAAGGTGATTCATTTGGAGTTAGACCCAGACGTTCGGGCAGACATTCATTTTCAAGCCGGGATATTGGTGTGGCCTGTGGCGACGCAATATGGGAACGGATCGAGGACCGCCATCCCATGGTTGATCTTACATCTCCTGACAAAGAGATATTTGTTGAGATCAGGCAGGACCATGGATATGTATTTACTGAAATTGTCCAGGGCGTGGGCGGTCTGCCATTAGGTACACAGGGACGGATGGTTGCACTTGTATCAGGTGGTATTGATTCACCTGTGGCAGCCTGGCTTATGATGAAACGGGGCTGTGTGGTCATTCCTGTGTATGTCAACAATGACCCCTTTTCAGATGAGACTACAAGACAGAGGGCATTTGAATGCATCCGTGTGCTCCAGAATTGGGCTCCGAGTCATCCTTTTACAGTATACGAAGTCCCGAATGGTGATAGCCAGGTATCATTTTTATCTGAGTGCAATCCCCACTATACCTGTGTGCTCTGCCGCAGGATGATGTACAGGATAGCATCTGGCATAATGGAAAAAGAGCATGCTCTAGGCATAATAACAGGTGCGTCACTGGGGCAGGTTGCCAGCCAGACAGCTGAGAATATGCTGGCAGAAACCTGCGGGATACATGTACCCATCTACCATCCTCTGATCGGTCTTGATAAGACTGAGATCGTGGATATTGCCAGAAGGATCGGGACATTTGATGCGTCCACAAAACCTGCCACTTGCTGTACTGCAGTACCTGAAAAACCTGTTACAGCTGCAAAATGTAAAAATATATGCAACGAAGAAGCAGAGATAGATGTGCAGGTCCTGCTTCAAACCGCCATGTCTGGCGCTAGAATCGTTCCCTCATCAGAATATATTTGA
- a CDS encoding preprotein translocase subunit SecD: MNGEEGEKGLSSDYRVILLVGALILSLIILFLPAVFPELNYGGLRYGLDLDGGSWLQLRPEGALVQIDADLGQIISQEYGALLNETITLTKETTSEVSFTTNKAVTDKQIESLGYGQATVLTRGGITTVVLQVSKTQVITRYLENKYKTEVVIIEDRDGLWFEIRKKTSAEELESILIPVKGSILAYKDGVSPTTLADTKIILENKLNLFGLSDIKPTIVDNEFILIDLAGIDIDTALDLAGTPGKFEIRIQTKGNETQHAIYGEDIQSVGFHKTDRFGIWGVPFTLTLQGAEALQQVAIETNAVNDPDNHNVIMLLDNNEIYSAPLSKDLADSLKYVPAQQMIASFGTDSGSKERAKQLETHLRAGALPVNVEVIGSGQVPASLGAQFKELTAIAGLLAIIMVSFIIYLRYRRKEIMLPMILTSLSEVVMILGFASAVKWQLDLPAIAGIIAVIGTGIDHLVIITDEVLYEGKLPPTKIYLTRISRAFSIIFAAAATTIIAMIWLVWMGFGAMRLFALTTIVGVLIGVLIARPAYARIIKEVLKEEQDE, translated from the coding sequence ATGAACGGTGAAGAGGGCGAGAAAGGACTCAGCAGCGACTACAGGGTCATTCTGCTGGTGGGAGCATTAATATTATCTTTGATCATTTTATTTTTGCCTGCCGTATTTCCGGAATTGAATTATGGAGGGCTCAGGTATGGCCTGGACCTTGACGGGGGTTCATGGCTCCAGCTTAGACCTGAAGGAGCTTTGGTCCAGATAGATGCTGATCTGGGTCAGATCATCAGTCAGGAATATGGAGCATTATTGAACGAAACCATTACACTGACCAAAGAAACCACATCCGAAGTGTCATTTACTACCAATAAAGCTGTCACTGATAAACAAATCGAATCATTAGGGTACGGTCAGGCTACTGTATTGACCAGGGGAGGGATTACTACTGTAGTTCTACAGGTATCAAAAACCCAGGTCATTACCAGATATCTTGAAAATAAATATAAAACAGAAGTCGTGATTATTGAGGACAGGGATGGTTTGTGGTTCGAGATCAGAAAAAAGACATCTGCTGAAGAATTGGAATCAATATTGATACCTGTAAAGGGATCAATATTAGCATATAAGGACGGGGTATCACCTACCACGCTGGCAGATACAAAAATAATACTTGAAAATAAATTGAATCTTTTTGGTCTGAGCGATATCAAACCAACCATTGTGGATAATGAATTTATTCTGATCGACCTGGCTGGAATAGATATAGATACTGCCCTGGACCTGGCAGGGACCCCTGGTAAATTTGAGATACGGATCCAGACAAAAGGAAATGAAACCCAACATGCCATTTACGGAGAAGATATTCAGTCGGTAGGTTTCCATAAAACTGACCGATTTGGAATCTGGGGTGTACCCTTTACCCTGACCCTGCAGGGTGCTGAAGCATTACAACAAGTAGCTATTGAGACAAATGCTGTTAATGATCCGGACAACCACAACGTAATAATGTTGCTGGATAATAATGAGATCTATAGTGCGCCTTTATCAAAAGACCTGGCAGACAGCCTGAAATATGTACCAGCACAACAAATGATAGCATCATTCGGTACTGATAGCGGGAGCAAAGAAAGGGCAAAACAACTGGAAACCCATTTAAGGGCCGGTGCACTGCCCGTTAATGTGGAAGTTATAGGTTCCGGACAGGTACCAGCTTCTCTTGGAGCACAGTTCAAGGAACTGACAGCTATTGCAGGCTTACTTGCCATCATTATGGTGTCATTCATTATCTACCTTAGATATCGCAGAAAAGAGATCATGCTCCCCATGATCCTGACTTCCTTAAGTGAAGTTGTAATGATACTGGGTTTTGCATCAGCAGTGAAATGGCAGCTTGACCTGCCCGCCATTGCAGGCATAATTGCTGTTATAGGAACTGGTATAGACCATCTGGTGATCATTACTGATGAAGTGCTGTACGAAGGGAAACTACCCCCCACAAAGATATATCTCACCAGGATATCCCGGGCATTCAGCATTATTTTTGCAGCCGCAGCCACTACCATTATCGCAATGATATGGCTGGTCTGGATGGGATTCGGTGCAATGAGACTTTTTGCGCTGACCACAATAGTAGGTGTGCTGATCGGGGTCTTAATAGCCAGACCTGCTTATGCCAGGATAATCAAAGAAGTGCTGAAGGAAGAGCAGGACGAATAA